Genomic DNA from Prunus persica cultivar Lovell chromosome G1, Prunus_persica_NCBIv2, whole genome shotgun sequence:
TCAGATTCCATCAAGTCCAGAAATGAtggtggaaaaagaaaaaataaacataattgCATATGTAACTATACAACATACCCTATCTCCAATAGGTTTCCCGTTTTTGAATGCTGaaaacaaggaaaacaaaagatatCTTCAGCTAGCGGCAAACAGTTGAAGAATAGCAAGTTACAAAACTTCAACAAATTGGAATTTGACTTCCCTATCTCTACATTGGTGATTCCAATAACTTATCAAATACCTGGAAACATAAAGCAGTTCAATTAAGAGAAATGTTTAAGTTGGTTCAATGCGAACTTACGAAGGGTAATAGCACCAGAATCTGCAAGGCTGTCATTGAGCAGACCTCCAATAAAATCAGTAGTATCGTTTCTCGCATAGAAGGTAGTGTAATGATTAATTCCCACAAAATCCAATGACCCCTTAAGTAGAGCAGCCTCAGATTTGGAAAAGGTTGGCAGCCGGCTTCCAACTCTACTTCTCATAGAACTTGGATAATCCCCAAAAATAAACGGCTCAAGAAACCTGCGATTCGAACAAAGTGATTACACAAACTTTAGGACATTCCCTTCTAAAATATAACTTAGGAAGTAATGAAAACAATGTAAGCTTACCAGCCAAGCTGAAAATCTTGGGCTCTTTTGGCTGCTTCGACGTCTGCTGTGGAGTTTGTTTCTGGTTCATACCAGATAACATCAAATGATGCTCCAACTGATCCATGCTGTTTTGACTGCAAAAGAACCAAGTAGTATCAGCAACCAACTTCTGTTTGTTCAAGAGAATGAGGTGCTTTCTTACCTTATACTTTCTCCTGTAAATATCAGCCACAGTTGCATGAGAAAGGATGACATTGTGACCAACTATGTAAGGCTCAGTGGCAGAGTTTCCAGCCCTGCAGAAAAGGTGAAGCAGGATAGAGCACCTTCCTGGTGCCTGGAGACCTACATCATATCCTTGTATAGAAAATGTGTGCGGCTCATTGAATGTGATCCAGTGCTTCACCCTGTCACCGAATTTTTGGAAGCATGTGTCTGCGTACGTTGCATAGTCCTTTCTGCAATTGAGTAAGGgtcatatatatgtatcaaTTGAATCGAAAGTTATTGGTAATCAAACTTGCAAAAATTAGAGGTACAAAATTGTGCGTGAACATTGTTTACATGATCTGAGGGTTGAGCCATCCATTATATTTGTCTTCCAAGGCTTGAGGAAGGTCCCAGTGATAGAGGGTCACATATGGTTCAATTCCTGGACATGAACAAATGCATTGAATTACTTATCAGTCAAGTCTGATGGCTTGATGCTTGCCTATACatgaaactttggagaatgaTGAAAATGTAAAAGGTACCTTTGGCTAGCAAAGAATTGATGAGATTATTGTAGTGATCAACACCTGCCTGATTGATTTGCCCAGTTCCATCTGATATATGAAAAGCTCACCTCTCAGTTAAAATAGTTGAATCTCGTatgtgagaagaaaaaaaagcatgaACTTTTTGAAGAACTGATAGAACTTACTGGGGAAAATCCGGGACCAGGATATCGAAAACCTATAAGCATCCATTCCCATGTCCTTCATGAGTTGTACATCTCCCTGTTTGCAGATAATTCAACATTTGCAAAAtagaaatcacaaattaaagaCATCATTATGTCTCtttaccaaaataataataataataataataataataataaagatcATAGTTTGAATAGGTACTTAATTACATTGTAAAGGTGATACTGATCCACAGCAACATCTGCGTTACTGAAATCAGATATTTTACCTGCGCGGCAACATGATGCAAGAGAAGATGAGAGGGACCATAAGTTGATAACAATTGTGATTcatcaaaaataaacaataaaatatgaaattattaCCAAAAGTATGTGAAAAGGTGTCCCAGGTGGACGGCCCCCTTCCGTCCTCTTTTACTGCACCTTCATACTGACAAAAAATCACACGAAAACGTAAAtcatttttattcttattaatcatttttgttttcatactAATCCTCAAGTAATTTTTGtatcatattaaaaataaataaataatatttggtACATAACTTGTTGTGGTTGATGAACCCTTCTACCTTTTTAAGGATTGTTGTGATGAATATGGCAACCATGCCATGCATCATGTGTTTGTTTTGGTACATGTGTATCATGCATTCGAAACTACTCactaaatgaggataatatggtaaattcacattttttttcatataaaaaattaaaattaaaaacaaaatcagataataggtcctatttttcttaattctaaaaataaaaaaaataaaatcaattgacACATGCGTAAAGGACTAGTAAGAAATTAAGGAAGAAcatatttgaagaaaatatatcttcATCATTAAtcactttcattttaattaactACGAAATTTACAATATATTTAAGTAATTTATAGTTCAAACCTTATTAACATGCTAAcaagcatttttattttcttttgacaatatattttttattttatgtatttgagTTTGGTATACAGGAATAACTAGTAAAGAAAACTGTCCACTGAATTCGGCTTGCAAGTATCCATTCAACTCGGATGCAGAATAACAAAatgataagaagaaaaaaataatctaAGCATTTCCATTCTGAAATTAGAATTCATTGGTCTTTTGGGTTTCGAAGAACACGATTACATCAACATGACAATCTATCTTCACGTGAACCAGCAGTTACTTTACAGTTTGAGTTAAGTCTACGAAGAAACAGCAACACGACAAGAAAACATCAACCTCAAACTCAACAATGCAAGCCAAGAAATCCAACAGCTGAAATCAAATTTCTGATAACTGGGATGTGAATTAAGTTgtagttttgattttgaattataaaaaaaggataaaataGTCATGAAAGAGAAAGACGAAACCTGGAAAGCAGAAGATGCGGTACCAAAGACAAAACCTTTTGGAAAGCTGGCCCTGTTGATATCGTCTGAGGATTCTGACAAAGTACATGTTGGGAAGAAGAACCCGAGAACCAATACAACTGCAGCTGCCATtcccaaaaccaaaccaatgcCTCCTCTCCTTTCCCACTCCATAACTACTCCTCCTCAAATGGTGGCAGAAAGactaaagaagaaagagattaGCTTCTTCTAATCCCTActtaaattcttaattagaACGAGCGAGagtatagaagaaaaaaagggagctTTTTATGCATGAAACAATTCCTCCAATTTgttgagatagagagagaagcGATTAGATTTGTAGTGAGACAATGTGAAATGGGTAGTTGTTGTTGAGTTGAGATACAGAAAAGGGCATATAAAAAGTGGTGCTTTGTGTTGGCTCCAAACAGaatgggagagagaaagagtgtGTGGTTTTAATGGGGAGTGGTGGCAAACAAATATGAAGTCTTGGGTTCACACGTTTTCATACCAGAAGAATAAGCAAAAGCATAAATGGTGGATCTCCATATGAGATTTGAGATTTTGATTGCTTTTCTGAAttctatatatttctttttttggttcttaGTTGAATGTGAGTGACCTCGTGGGATTGGTCATTGCCATTGCTTTTGTCAATCATCCTGGAAAGGGATGGATGATGGATTGCTTTGCTTTCCAGCCTTgttttggaatgtatataataatactaattaattaattgtctGCTCTCTAATCAcgccttttcctttgttttattCATTCTCACtataacaataaaatatgGGACCTTACTTCTTCAGACCTTTTCGTCATCCGACCACAGGGCTTCAGTTAAAGAATCTTTCAGACCTTTTCGTCCCCCGACCTCTGCCACATAGTGTGGATAATGCATTTGAGAGGCAAATAAATTACAGGGGActgtaaaatataataataataagcaaATATATTCAGCTTCAGTAAATATAAAACAACCAAGACAACACATGATCTCACTCGATCTACATACTTTTAtagtacaaaataaaatatgaacgCTGGCAAATCCCCTTTTCAACCGATTTCCGAACAGGAATGGAAAATATTCAATATTTGTTTGCGTGACACTTGAGCTGAGGAGTTGAGACCAACCAGgtttttatttctgttttgttaGTCCTTAACTTTTTGGTAAGAAAGACAAAACGGCCGGCTTTTGCCTTTGCCTTCTACGATGGTGTTTTCTTAATTTGGTCATGTATGGAATGGCATTATGCATAGATGAATACGATTCGGGTAGCGTTTGGAATTGCTgcacttaaaaaaataagcaacttttcaaaatattttttgcaATCAACGACTCATATGCCAACTTTCATCTTTAACTCCGTAGGGTGGATTATGTAATGCATTAGTAGATTTAATTTGACAAAGACACACTTTGGCATTTGGGTCTAGGTCTTAGTGGGTTTAATCGTCCCCAACCAAATGACAAATTCTCTCACATCAAACGACAATAACTTTACTGTCGTTTATTTGATTGCTTCATTTCCCTTTGCAGTTGGTTTCAAGAATGTTCGATTATTTTGAGCTTTACTGTTACTTAATTAGTAATGTCGATCGAGAATGAATTGAGGAGAATTTTGGAATGTGTTGTCGTCAACTTCGATGAGCAAAAGTCATTTCAACTTTGAAGCAATGTAACCGGCGTGTCGGTGACGAATTCATGTCCTCATTTGGTTTACTTTCTATATATGCAAATAATTAAGgcaattttgatttcattcttttttaaaaaaaatattctcaATATTTATCTTTACAATTCACAAAAAATACTATATTGGCCTTAATTTGTTGATAATCTAAACTAATAATGAACCGTGCAAGaacttattttcattttccataTAACTTATATGCgtatttattttctgtatAACCATAGTCTTCTTTTATAAGAACGCGaaagtaataaataaaaattactatGTACCAAAACGTCTACACCCAtggtcttctttttgtttttttaacaaCAAGAACATCAATTGATTATCTGAACCAAACACGAACAATAATGTCAATCTAATTAGATAGTTTTTGTGATTAACAAAGTTAAACATGATAGAACCATTACCTCTAACACGAACTTGAAAATGTAAACACCTTCATAATTCTATGTGtctgtgtgtttttttaattacttttgcCACGATaagaaattttgttgaaatttagactatcatttatatttaaaaaattacatttttttgaGAGTTTCTATTTAGACAGGTTTTTATTGGTTAAGAGGCTGGACCAAACCCAacaagaaagtaaaaaaatacacaaaccatCAAGCCCATAATAGACGAAGAAGTGGAAAGTCTAATTAAGAAGGCCCAAACTAAAACCATGGATCAGAACAAAGGGCCAGATGGTCAGCATAAACTCCCTGTAAACCTAAACCGGAAACTTGGCGGGGATTGGAAACATggaagacgacgaagaagCTCCACCTCTCGCTGTTGAAATTGACCAACCCACGGAACCCTACCCTCAGCAGCAATCCAATTCGAGCGGCCACAAAGACGGTGACGCGCCCGTCGGCGTCACCGTCATCACTGGCTATCTCGGTGCGGGCAAATCCACTGTAAGCTCAACTCTGTTTTAGCTTATATTTTCCACTGAAGTTTCCGTTTTTGGAAAATATAAGAGCTTTGAGTATCATTTACTGGTTTGTGATGCTCAGCTGGTTAATCATATAATAAATTCTCAACACGGGAAGAGAATTGCTGTCATATTAAACGAGTTCGGTGAGGAAATTGGTGTAGAAAGAGCTATGATAAACGAAGGAGATGGGGGTGCGCTTGTTGAAGAGTGGGTTGAGTTAGCAAATGGGTGTATATGTTGCACTGTCAAGCACAGTTTAGTGCAAGCACTAGAGCAACTTgttcaaagaaaagaaaggtttTCAAAACTATAGTGAAATTTGTTTGttatattgaaattaattagttagtttttaaaattggGGTTATGGTGATGATGACAATGAGATGGGGTTATTGGTTTCTTTGGTTGTAGACTTGATCATATATTGCTGGAGACTACTGGGTTAGCCAACCCGGCTCCGCTTGCTTCGGTTCTGTGGTTGGATGATCAGCTAGAATCGTCTGTCAAGCTTGATTCAATTATCACTGTAAGTTCTGATATGATgttacgatttttttttctttctaattgttggtctaattttatatttgcgTCAATATGTTTAGTTACTTTGCATGCCACTGATGTACTaaagttttagcaattggttATGGGATTTTGAGTTCAAATATTATGTTCTCAAAGTTCCATTTGAGTTTAAAAACTCGCCTTGCTAAATGGTTACTTAGCAGTGCGAAGTGTTGATACATGTTATATGTTAGTTATGTTCTGTTGGTTCTACTGTTTTATGTATTTCAAGTATGAGCTGAGCTTGTTTGGTCCTTTCTCTAGAATAGTTATGAGATTTATGTGTTACTATCTTAGTGGCAAAAATCATTCCTCAATTTCTTTACCAGGTTGTGGATGCCAAGAACCTCCGTTTTCAGCTCAGCGAGAATCAAAGTTCGTCTTCATTTCCTGAAGCATATGTTCAGATTGCATTTGCGGTATGGTCACTCTATTCCACTCATGACTTATGTTTGATGAAAATTGAAGACGATTTGTATAATGACATTACCAAACCTGATTTATGGTGCtggtagttttatttttatctgtTCTGTTCAAatgtgctctctctctctctctctctctctctctctctctgcatttcgatctttttatttatatgttggGTTGTGTTGTGCTTGCACTTCATATCTTATGAGTTTGTCTCTCTGTTGTAGGATGTTATAATTCTTAACAAGGTTGATTTGGTTTCTCCAGAGGGTTCTGCGGATTTTCTGGAGGAACTGGAGAAGGAGATACATAGTATTAACTCACTTGCTAGTATCATTCGTTCTGTTCGTGGTCAAGTTGACTTGTCCAATATATTGGACTGTCGGGCCTATGATGCTATGGTTGGTCATGCtctatttttgtttacttATATTTGTAGTTTATACTGATCTTTAAATAATATTCAACTTTTTCCTTCTCAGCATGCTACTCATTTAGAATCATTATTGGTAGAAACTCGTGCTTTGTCTACACGAGATCTCCATGACAGTGGTGTACGAACCTTATGCATTTGTGAGCCACGGCAGGTTGATCTTGAAAAGGTATCCTTGTGAAATAGTTATTATAGAAATTGGTTGAAACCAAATATGTTAACTAATTGGTGTTGTGTTAACAACTTTCAGAAAGGTTACCATTCATCACCTTTTATAACTGTAGACATTATTGTTAGTctgattattttattcatcTCAGAAAATTGTCCATAGTTTAAAAACTACACTAGGCAGAGAAAACCAATATAGGACTGATTTATTGATTCCTGCATCTATAACTGTGGTCCTGGAGAAATTGGATGGCTTATCTAAGAAATGTGTCACTGACCTTATACATTTGGAATGCAAATCTGGTCAGTTCAGTTCAAGCACGTTTGCAATGCTGTGTAGTAGTTGTTGTTAACTTCTCATTGTTGCAACTGTtatgaaaatttatataatCATATGTATCAATCTATAATGTCTCATGTTCTTGTTTTAAAGGTTCGTTTATGGCTTGAGGAGATTCTTTGGGAGAAGAAACATGGCATGGATGTTTACCGCTGCAAAGGGGTTTTGAGCTTTCacaattcaaatcaattaCATACTTTGCAGGTACTGTCTAATATTAAATTATGTGATTTCTTCTCTAGAAAAGTTTAGTCTTAGGCTGCATTAGACTGGAGGTAGTGCACTTGATGCCCTAACTCAGTTCCTGCAATATCATTTCATGGTCAAGACTCAAGAATGAAGATTGTGCATAGAAAAAATCATTGATTGCCTTTTGAGTGTCTTTGAGGAAGCATGCTTAGAGGCTGAAGCATTACTATAACATAGTGATAAAAGCAATTATACCAATAGCAAGGTGTCGTAGACTCTTTACCAGGAGACATCAGGGAGGCAATTATACCAtgagttttaaatttatatgcaTCACCAGGGAGACATTGAGGCTGCATTTGAACTCCTAATTTGGGCGAGGAGGGCATGCCCTGGTCTGATTGTCCTTTACTTGTACagtaaattattttcatgtgGTAGTTGACAGATATTGTATGCTGTTATTTATTCATCGATATATGGCAGGCAGTGAAGGAGATATATGAGATTGTGCCAACTCGTGATTGgaaaaagcaagaaaatcAGACGAACAAGATAGTGTTTATAGGTAAAGCTCTTTTGACATTACGTTTTCTCAAACAGCCCCTTTcaccatttttatttattccttCGTTTTTCACCTGCAGGTCATAATCTAAACGAGAATGTTCTTACTGAGTCTTTTCAAGCTTGTGTAATGTGACGAAACTGTTTTCATTTTCGGTTACAATAGTTTGTTGATTTTTGCAATTGTATGGATACATGAAGTTGAAGGTTAGAAAGAAGTATCTCAATGATCTCTTTGTTGAAAAAACTGAATTTACAATTCTGAACTCTCTGAGTTCCTCTTGGGAAAgtttgaagaaattagagccaataaaaatttattcattttaacaaaaaagaaaattatgggGCAAGTATAACAATAGTCGGCCAAACAAAAGAACTGGAGGAGATCTCCCAATTAAATAAAGCACTGGAAGAGAAAAACATCAAAAGGAGGAAGTTAATTTGCTATTTCTTCTATCTGCAACTTCCAATGTCAAAGACCACGGCAAAACTGGGTACCTATACTAAGCACAAAGATTTCTGCCATATCAATTTGGTTCTCCTTCATCAACAGGCCTAGCAGTCCATCCTGGTGGAAGTTTGAATGTGGGCTGATAATTTGAAATTCCTTCGTGTATAATTCTGCACACCACATACCTCTCAATCTGaaacatagaaaataaaatgtcaCGACTTAAAAATTCACAATCTAAAACCAAAGCATTAAAAGAACTTTTCTGCATGGTTTATAGTCTCTATACCTTTGCCCTTATGCTATCATTGAGGACATGAGTAGGGACTATAAGAGGATTAAGCCTGAACTCATGCATGATAAAGTCAGTTTCGATTCCGTTTGGTGCAGTTCCCTTGTGGAAGACCATAACTTTTTCGAACCCGACGGTTATGTCGCCATTGCCGTATTtaacctcttcttcctcaccatCTAGGTCCCAGTAACCACTCTTTGTCGTCCTTCTAGTTATCTTCCCTTCACTGCTGTAAATCTGTTCTGTATATGTGAAGTAAAAGGCCTCGTTGCAGTCACAACCATGTTTGAAATCGCCTGTGAATGGCATAACATTAATCAATTAGGTCGGAACAATAAAGGAACATGTCTGTAattttaagaacaaaaaacaaaaacttatgACAGAATcttctaaacaaaaaaaaatttgaagccCTTATATATTTGAAACCTACCATTGGGGAGCTCATCCGGATCATGATCATACACAGAAATCTCTTTTATAACGTCGGTGATAGGAAGTTCCCGGTCCAAAATCTTGTTGAAAAGATAGTACACAACAATCTCATCTTCCGACGGATCAAACCGATAGCCTGTTGGTAAATCGACATCTGCCTCTTTCTTCCCGTTTTCGATCTTCGAACACTTCAACAGATCAAAATCTTTCTCAGTTTCAGGAACTTGAGAAGTCGATTGTGGGGAAGATAATGCCATGAAGGGAAGGACAATGATAATCTGAGCTTTGGTGTgggtttgagtttgagtttgagttcgagTTGGTGAGTTGTGGGAGAAGCTTTGTTCTATCAGCTGCATatatagaagaaagaaagagagtcgTCACAGGAAACTGTCTTTCACTTTGCACTAATTTCATTCACCAAGTAGGCATGTATTGGCTTATaagttataaataaataatacaacTAGAACTTAGCTTATTTTTTCGCTCTTAGCTTTTTACTACCAATGAAAGTAAAACTTAAATAGaactttttcacttttccCACCACGACAAGGAAACAACCGACGTGATTTccaattataaatatgacaatTGGTTTTTAAGTTACGACTTCCCCTTTTTGTAGATCTCTACTATCATTAGGgtaataagaaaaagaaaaggaaaacccaGTAAAATATGGCTAACTCTCcaacaattcaaaataaacacaataacaaaaacccaTAATCCTACATTGTGCCCGTCACTTTTCACTCGAGTTCAATCCCAATAGTTTACAATATTGTTTTGTCAAAGGTTTAGGGTTAGTCCTACAAACTCGTACACCTAAAAGAATAAGGCATAGGACATCCGGTGGTCAAAGGTTTATATCCTAATTCATCTTTTGGTAAAACTGGATTAAAACAGTTAAAACACGTTgcgaaagaaaaagaggatgaAAAACTCACCGAGATTGGGTTTGGGTCGGCGCCAAAGACCAAGAGAGAAGGCGAATGAAATGATCGATATATTTGCGAGACAGATTCTCTAGGGTTTTAATGCTGGTACCATTTTGTGAGGAAGAGTAACGCCATTTAttggtatttataatatttattttcatcacGTGATGGACATGAAGAGCGTTATCGTCTCTAGCGCGCGCGTCTTGGTGCCCAAGTTAATGAAGCGGCAGCGGCCGAATAAAAACCGCCCATACCTATTCCAAATATTTTTGATATTGTGGGTCGGCGAAATCGGTTCGATTCTCATTTACATTTAATAACAAAGTGAGTAACGTCGTTTTTGTCACCCCAAAACGATATTGGAATTcgccaaatttcaatttttaattttcagttttatgtgaaatttagaaattgaaGAATCTAATTATGAATTTAAGATCGTAGAATGAAAGTGCATATTACAAAGAATTCGTAATATTTTTGGAAATTAGGATgatttattttgtgaattttcgAGATTGAGTTCCCTAGGCTTGAACTAGGTCCATGGTCAAACACAAGAATCGAGCGACCGGGTCCAAGTTGGGAGGTCCCAAATACCAAATTTTGATAATTAGAGTGCATTTCATGTGTCTTGATGTAAAATTAATGAATGGAATAGGAgctcccaaaaagaaaaaattgaaaatgctttcaagttgttttaaaaaataagggtgattttgaaaaaaaggaaacgaATGTTACTAAATATGTTTttagtttataattttcaaaaaaag
This window encodes:
- the LOC18789741 gene encoding NAC transcription factor 29 translates to MALSSPQSTSQVPETEKDFDLLKCSKIENGKKEADVDLPTGYRFDPSEDEIVVYYLFNKILDRELPITDVIKEISVYDHDPDELPNGDFKHGCDCNEAFYFTYTEQIYSSEGKITRRTTKSGYWDLDGEEEEVKYGNGDITVGFEKVMVFHKGTAPNGIETDFIMHEFRLNPLIVPTHVLNDSIRAKIERYVVCRIIHEGISNYQPTFKLPPGWTARPVDEGEPN
- the LOC18790511 gene encoding COBW domain-containing protein 1 → MEDDEEAPPLAVEIDQPTEPYPQQQSNSSGHKDGDAPVGVTVITGYLGAGKSTLVNHIINSQHGKRIAVILNEFGEEIGVERAMINEGDGGALVEEWVELANGCICCTVKHSLVQALEQLVQRKERLDHILLETTGLANPAPLASVLWLDDQLESSVKLDSIITVVDAKNLRFQLSENQSSSSFPEAYVQIAFADVIILNKVDLVSPEGSADFLEELEKEIHSINSLASIIRSVRGQVDLSNILDCRAYDAMHATHLESLLVETRALSTRDLHDSGVRTLCICEPRQVDLEKVRLWLEEILWEKKHGMDVYRCKGVLSFHNSNQLHTLQAVKEIYEIVPTRDWKKQENQTNKIVFIGHNLNENVLTESFQACVM
- the LOC18792862 gene encoding beta-glucosidase 40; its protein translation is MEWERRGGIGLVLGMAAAVVLVLGFFFPTCTLSESSDDINRASFPKGFVFGTASSAFQYEGAVKEDGRGPSTWDTFSHTFGKISDFSNADVAVDQYHLYNGDVQLMKDMGMDAYRFSISWSRIFPNGTGQINQAGVDHYNNLINSLLAKGIEPYVTLYHWDLPQALEDKYNGWLNPQIIKDYATYADTCFQKFGDRVKHWITFNEPHTFSIQGYDVGLQAPGRCSILLHLFCRAGNSATEPYIVGHNVILSHATVADIYRRKYKSKQHGSVGASFDVIWYEPETNSTADVEAAKRAQDFQLGWFLEPFIFGDYPSSMRSRVGSRLPTFSKSEAALLKGSLDFVGINHYTTFYARNDTTDFIGGLLNDSLADSGAITLPFKNGKPIGDRANSIWLYIVPEGMRKLMNYIKHKYGNPPVIITENGMDDPNSPFISLKDALKDAKRIKYHHGYLTNLLASIKEDGCNVKGYFAWSLLDNWEWAAGFSSRFGLYFVDYKDKLKRYPKDSVQWFTNFLTST